DNA from Gambusia affinis linkage group LG06, SWU_Gaff_1.0, whole genome shotgun sequence:
gggaaggagagggggtaagacatgcggcaaatgtcggcgggtccgggaatcgaacccgcgacggccgcgtcgaggactgaatgCGAGTTGCGCTGTCCCCTAACTATCGcccaaactttatttttttaaaaagaaaacgcaatgaattgcacaaaaaatttgactgttttaaatccacaaaattaattcaaaattgaATTCATTTCAATTTTGTAAAAGCAAAGAAGTTGAagctatttattaaatatggaGATGGTTTTTCAATTCacattcaaaaatgttaattttattttcagtaaagatTTATGTGGACAGAAGACAAAAGTTaaaatctcatgttttttttctaaatcttttcctcaattaaaataaataaaaagtcattttcttaaTTGAGGAACTTTATGTGCACAAACATGGTAACCTGAGCGTTCTGGCTGCCGACTCTTACAGAGCGATCCGTGGTTCCAGAAGGCACATTATCATCCTTACCTGGAAGCCTGTGTTGGTATTACAAAGCCCTGGATCCGAATCTCGTTTTTGTGGCtcaaaattgattatttttaaatgatttgctttgaaaaacaatgGAAAGGACTATTTTGATTTAATCATCCAAATGATGTTTCACCAAGTTATATTTATCAGCCAATCTGTCAAGAAATAACTCATTAAAACAGGAGCCAGTCAGACACAGAATAACACAAACACGTCATTTTATTATGTGTAAAAACTGACGACCACGACATGACAAcacttggaaataaaaacacttttaaaaacaccGTCAGTCTGAGGAGGATTACAGCAGAATGAGCCTCTGACCACAGTCCAGCATCCTCAGAGCTCCTACGCCTTGGTGATGTAACCCTCTTTGATGAGGAAGTCGTAGATTTTGCGCGTCTTGTTGACGTCGATCTTGATCAGCGCTCGGGCCTGCGCCAGCCGCAGCCCGCCCTGCCGCCTGCACTCGTTGAGTAAAGCCTGTTTGTACTCCAGGTAGGCCCCCGGCACCAGCCGTACCACCTGGCACAACTACGCAGACACACGGGAAGAAACGAAACGTGTGTCATTATGGCCGCCGCACATATCAGGAAGACTTACCTTACAGGAAGTTTATCAAGATCCAGTTTTAGTtgataaaaagtacaaaagcaAAGAGCGAAGGGAGTCTTTCTGCAGTAAATTAgggattattttagtaatctattattctgacgattaatcaattaatcacataaaacaCTGGAACATTCTgaagattttcattttcatgcaacatcttaagatttattttatataatattagttttaatgagaaaacaaagatttgatTGCCTACAATGCAGTGACAGCTTTCATTTAGTGGATTTGAAACAATGAAGCTAAAAgtgttttgggtaaaacatgtttacagaaaaggtgtttttctcttaaatgaaaaatgtgtttacgTTTTTTGTATACATACGTTTATATATATGTGCACATTTGTTGGTTCAATCCCTGCTCTGAGTgagttctttcagcaaatggtctTTTTCAGAgtctgtatgctccagttaacgaCTAATCGATTCTCAAATTAGATGGggattattttaatcattgattaatcacgattaatctcATTAGTTGTTCCAGCCATACAGTAAATTCCCAGTACAACTCGGGTATAAAAAAACAAGGCGCTTACATCACACCGAGTCTGACAAGGTCTTTAAAATCAACATGTGGCTACATGATAAATCGTAATAAGCGGTGGATCAGCTCCCTCCATATCTTGGCAATCTAACTGAACCCCCCAGGATTTAGAGATTTATTTGTAACCATTCCCTGACTTATACTTTTCAATCATCTTTTCTCTGATTTGCATGGACTATTATGTCTTTATGTTGCAAATACTGATTAACCAGTGAATTTTACCTTCCAGACACAGGTGTCTTTATACACAGGCAATGCGCTCAGGTGACCTCTATCCAACCACCATCAATTGACTGGACCTCTGTTGAATTAGgtctgtcactttaaaaggGGTGAACATTTATGCAGTCGCTAATTCCATGTTACCTGGTTATGTTAGTCCttattttgcacaaattttaaatgaaattttacattgacaaaatttcttttaatattttgtcaaaaatactttggaAGGCATTTCAATGCTCTCTTATGCATCGCCATGGCAATCCCcaacaaactaaatttaaagTGCAACAAAACACTGTTATGAAACTAACAGGTAAAAGTCAAAGATCCACAGAGAGTCACTGAGAAATAAACAGTTAGGCAGCAACAGGCTGCTTCTGCGACAGAACAAAACTTTCTAACCTTTCTAACACCCGACTGCAGATGAGCCGAAGATGACATCACTGAGATTAACACTTGGGTTTCGGGTGACCATGGCAACAAATAACTTGGAAGTTCTTGCAGCAAAATGTTCCTGAGCAACACAATAGCAGCCCTTGGTTGGTTAACTGAATAATGAAGCTACTTGTTAATTTTTACAGGGGCTTTGAAAGCATGAATACACTGAGGTTAAACAGTCTGATGCTCAGGGAGATTTCCTGATAAAGAGAAAGCTGAATCTTTATCTCCGTCAAGTCTCACATAAAGGGacaatttctttcttctgaGTTAAATCTCGTCTTTCTTTAGAGGCTAGGAAAAGACCTGGATGTGCTACGTTTATCCGGTGATCCGCGGAGGTCGTAGTCACTCCTGAAAAAATGCTGCTCTAATCTCTTATGATTCCATTTTATGGAAATTTAGAGGTGAACCTTTGGCTGAGGTCATTAGAAAACAGTGAGCAGTCTCCTTTCTGTCTATGGACACAAACACCGGGACGGACTTGGCAGCTTTTGTCAAAGTTTCTCCTGTAGATATCCACAAAAACGCATTGCAAATGTTggcataaaacaatttaaatgcatCTGAAGCAGGTGGGttttaaaatcaggcaaaaagcCTCACACACTGGACACTTTATGTGTGTGAGGCTGTCATGGCCGTACCTCCTTCTCACGCTCGTCGAGCTTCTCCGTCCCTGGAAGTCCAGTCAGGTTGAGAGGAGGAGCACTCCGCCTGCCTGTTGCTGAGCAGCAGACACGTAATAACGTTTAAAACACCCAGTTCACACGGCAACGCTGCTCTAATCATCAGACAACAGGCTGTTAACTATCAGGGGAACAAAACGTTACAAAGCGTGAAATGGCTCAGTAGCACAGCTGATTgtgttaaatataattatttcttaAGTTGTGATTTTCTCCACTGACTTAATGCGATAAAATTAAGGCTTagtgttttctaaatgtaaagTTTCACAATATGctactgtaataaaatataactaatCTTAACAGGAAGTGTGAAGGGCTCTGTTAACCTACCACAAAGCTTAGCATAGCTTAGCTTAGCATGGTACAGTGTAGTACCGGTATACATCTAGTGTAGGGTAGCTTAGCATAGTTTAGCATTATATTGCATAGTATAATATAGTTGAACATAGCCTGACAAAGCACTACTGTAGGttagcatagcatagcatagtTAAGTACAGTGCAGCACAGCACAGTATAGTATAGTTTAGCATAGCATAAAACATCATAGTATTGTATAGCACAACATAATGTAGTTAAGAATATTATATAACAACATGGAAAACCATTATATAGTCTAGGATAACCAGGTATAGCAGACTATACTAAACTATTATATATATCTGCTATATACTTATAACTTATAGTATATCCGATATGTTTAGCATATACTAAACATATGCTATGGAATAACAGTGTAGCGGTGCAGTATTGCATAGCATAGCAAAGCATATTATAGCACAATATAGCATTGCATGGCATAGCATAGCATACTTTAGCATAGTTTCATATAGTCCAGTCGAGTCTTGAATAGAACTGCAACACCATCTGGGAAATTCTGTGTcacttaaataaaactaaaggtCTGGAAACAAGAGAGTTTTGCCAACTCCTGCACATGCAGAGATGTAGGAGTGTCCATTTTAAGCTCTGGGAGCAAAGAGAACCGATGCTATTTTAAACGCGAGAAAGAGCAGAATAAATACGCTCCTGAAAGTGTTTTTGAGCATTTAAGGAGAGAAGCTCTGTTGTTACGGCTGAGCCCTGGAGCCACACGGAGGTGACAGAGGAAGACTAGGAGAGAAACTTCCTACCTGACACCGTGATTGTTGTGACAGCTGGAGTGACGCCAGCATCTCTGTaacagaggagaaagaaaaagcctcatcatctctgctgctgtgtttatgCAGACACACATCCCACTTTTACGCAGCCTCTCTGTTCACTACTCTCACTCCTGAAtgtcatccaaaaaaaaaaaggaaaaaagatgaGTCATTCCGTTTGAGAGCTTTTATTTAGAGGTGGAAGTTGGACGACAGCCAGTGGAAAAGATGAcgatgaaagaaaagaaaagaaaagaaaaccagagtgGTACGTGTTGAAATGGCAGCGCAAGCTAATGTAGGAATGGGGCTTATTGTAGCGTAGCGTAACACGCAGACCGCGCAAACCCTTCGGACGCTCACATGGCCGCCTGCTTGCTGAGCCACTGCTGACACGCTCTGCCGTCCTGGATGTACTGCAGAACGTCATTCAGCATGGTCCTCTTCCTCCGCTCGTCCTCACGCATCCTCTTCACTCGCTCGAACACCTTGGCACCTGGTGGACGGAAAACGTAGGAGGAAGAGTTCAAAAGTGGAGCCACAGCGAGCCGGTACCCGCTGCAGACCACAATGGAAAGCAGCGCAACGCAACGCATTGCCGTACGGGTTAATGCAACAATaaccagtttttatttcatatgtatgtttcagtcatttttaaccTTTCTTTACGcgagtagaaaagaaaaaacacaatgctgaaaagaaaaacaaaagaagcaaaagcaaaaaaaaagagctagcacagaaataaatctttaaatttctGCCAATGCAAGAACACAAAGCGCAGACTGAAAAGAGTGTAAGCTTATTATACCGTCACTTTTTTATACGTACAGCATCATTAGGTCTGTCACGATAACATTTTGCTGGAGGATAAATTGCCCCAATAATTATTGGGATAAGcgataatattttttctttgaggCCATTTTAAGTATTGTGTCAACAATAGGGTAGCAATGAAAGTTCAAGACTAATAAATTTTAGTTTCGTAAAAGACACTACACATTTGTACTGGAAGATGTTTTACATATCCTAAGTAAAACAAGAGAACcaaaattgataaataaaaatagaaatgaaaaacataaaatgggCTGCCATTCAAAAAATATCaagttatcaaaatggaaatcattttaattcTTCATGTGGTTAATTGATTCATTTCCTTTAGCGACAGGTCAAACATCATCTAAGTCAAAACTCTTTCCTGTAcacttttctaaaaacatatCTCCAAAGAATTCCAGCTGAACCTGGAGACAAACTaaatgttaaaggaagattaagaaaaatgactgaatttCATCTAAATTTAAGGTCCCGTCTGTAATATTTCCACTTGAAGACAAAGTTTGACCTTTGGATTGCAGACGATTATGTTGCTGCTTCTGCAGTGAAAGCAGCTTTTTCATAACTGAGGCAATTTCCTAACATTTATAGTTAAAGTCGGGCAAAGATTTAAGAAACTTTTCTCTTCTTGAgagtaaaattgttttattagagTCCAGAGATTCTAGGATATCCAAAAAGTCTCAGCTCATCTTTCCTAAAGAGCCACAATTATAAAACTACACAcaacttttcatatttatattggAAAAGTCCTCTGTATTCAGAGGATGTGTCTGCAATTATTGTAGAAATCCCATCTTTCTGTCACATTTCCCCAGAGTGCAGGGATGTTTACTAAATGTGTCCAGCGTCCTGAATATGAAAACCATAAACAAACACCCAGATTTTTACTTGACGTTTTTGGTcccaaaaagtgaaaatatcaaAACTCAACTCACTGCAGAAGGACTTGATTCCTGCCTTCCTGTATTCCTGCAGCCTGCGGATCTCTCTCCTCAGCTCGAACTCAACTGTGAAGAGAGAGAGTTGAAGGTCGCTTAATGCAAATCTGCACAGACTGATTCATAAACATAACAGTAGATGCACATTCAGAGCCACAGACTGTTTGAAAGGAGCCCTCCAGACACTCTGGCGGAAGCAAAAATCGAGTTAAGTCCTTCAGATGgctgaataaatacaataaaagtcGGATTTTTATACAAGTTCAAGTtaaggtggattttattttcccttcaacaataaaaaaacccaaaagtataaagtaaaacaaagtgaTAATCATCAGGACTACTAACAAAACCTTGACGATATTCGGCTAAAGTTAAAAcgacacaattttgcaattgctgtgttttcattaaataggaaacaataaaaaaaaaaaaaactcacacgTGAATAAACTGGTTCTCATGATAAGTCAGTAAAAAAATGACTCAGgacatcatcctccaactacttcctgttgtcgtcttccTTGCTgtttgtgccagtggcaacacctggttgttgatcacatgactcacgtgctccaaaacaaaatgctgccatcagagttttgcaaaataaaccaatttttatGTGGCCAAAAAACTCTACAATAGAaaactcatttcttttttttcccccaccagggggtctttttgtgggctcaaGTGTCcattatatgacagtaggctgacagggagaggggggaagacatgcagcgaatgtcgccgggtccgggaatcgaacccatgaccgccgcgtcgaggactcaaggcctccaaatgtgggtcgtgctatccactacgccaccgcagcacgcccagAAAACTCATTTCTATTATAGAGAAATTAgttcttttcaaaattgctgtattttcattaagtgaatttattttcttgctgtTAAATTGAGCCATTATGTGgctaatggaaacgcagctggaggaacaaacaacacaaatgtttgCCAAGCGCTCCAGTTGTCATCATACTGCTGCAGAAGCCTCCAGAATGTTTCCTTCAGTATTCTAAGCCTGGCGGGCTACCAGACTTAACTgtgctgtttcttttaaatgttttttatacaCCTTGCATCCCTACcaacaaacacagcagcttTTCTGGAGAAACCCTGAAATGTAATCTGGGTTTCTAAGTTGGCTTCTGAGGAATGGCTTCTTCCTTTCAGCCCATGTTGGTACAGGACTCATTTCAATGGTGAGaacattatttttagatttatagaAGGCATTTGGCACATCTTCCATCAAACATGTTCATCCATCCAGATCCTAAACGGTAAAGTGGCTGAGCAAAAAGTGATGTGTGTATTTATGCTTCAGGTGacaacaaacatacaaaaatggGGATGAGCAGAAAACAGTTTGCTGGTGTTGCTCAATGATGAGAATGAGAACTCTGCATCTATCAATGCAGGAATGGAAATAAGGcacttttcttaaaatatttttttctgaaaattgttAGAACAGAGAGCCAGTCAGCTCTCAAGTAATTTCAGTCGGTTTCAAGCATGTAACACCTGCTGCAGATAGAGAAGccttcacacactcacacacaccctgtTCTCTACGATCAGCTCTCTACACAGGGACGTTTCAGAGCCAACGCTGTGTGTAAAAGCTTGAGCAGGAATGGCAGATCATGCCCCACCAGACAGCATCGCTGCTGTGTTACATGTCACGCCTTCCATTACTGAGCGCAAACATGCCTCCGGAAAGCAGGTGTGTGTTCAGGCAACACCACGTGAGTGAGATGACGTCCTGAAGCGCGACATTTTTAGGGTAAGAGGAGTAGAAATGTGTGTCttctaaataaactttaatcttgtaaaatccaattaaaaacttcaggaagaagaaacatttcaaaagatgaaataaagtaagaaaatatcCACACactttctaaaaacagaaagcgGTAATGTCACTTCGTTTTCCCACCAGGATTCAAAGTTACATCCTTTCAGAGTGAAACTCAGAAAGCCAGGTTACTCAGACTGGCTCGATCTTGGTGAAAAAACTCTGTGCATGTTCTCAGGTGTACGCGCCAGGGGCCGATACTGACGTGCGTGACTTTCGATGAATTTGTCGTGTTCGGTCGGTCCGACCACTCTGGCGAACCGCCTCATGACCTCATACAGCTCCTGCACCTCTTTCGGGTAACATCGCTCCAACACtaacaggagagagagagagacaagagAGGACAGGAATGAGTGGGCAGCAGATCCAGGAGAATGTAACGGAGAAACATGAAAGGAGCGATCCGCCTCCTCTGGAGCAGTTTATGACTTCTGCTGCTTCAGCTGGAAAGTCATTTAGTTTGTGAGTTAATGGACAGAGAACAAACCTGTTACATTAATGTCACTCAATGGCTTTTAGTGATGCACTTAACCACTGTTTTTCTAAAGTATGAAAGAAACTCCAacctgcagtatgtaacttttattaaaaagtgttggttttttttacatatttgtttaaactgtcgCTATGTTTTAACactatgagacagataatctgtgaaaagatcgaggTCCTCCAATTCCTCCTTGAGCTGCTATCGTCATTAGCAGAAATGCATCCCTACTGATCAGAAATAGCCAATCAGGGTCAAGccctgctcaatgtgctaatagcAGAGAAACCACTGACTGTTCCAGGAAAACCATTTTTCTGCCGTCACTgtggtcatgctaactagccttagcaatCACGACAGGCTCTgcagtgggggaggagctgtagCGTCGCAGAGAGCAAAGATGGAAGctgtgagcagcacatacaaAAGAGTGACTGACAGCAtgaagaccctcctcctggctctgattggttgtttctgaagTTGTGGTTattttgaagcaatctgattggctgacataCAGTatagaccaaaagtttggacacacactgtgtgtccaaacttttggtctgtactgtaggtTCTAGCTGtgcgctacactgccccctatggttCTGGCATGTTTTATGCAACGCTCAGGGACAGATTTGTGTGGattcatgtggatgaaaacttttctgaaagagaTCCTGTGTTTATGATATTATCTTTTTGAACAAAGTGGAGGAGATATTTGCCCGGCTTCGTGTGTACAGGGCATTCATCACATGTTATGATCATTTAAGTGTATTTGAACTTCAGTATTGGCAGattcttccttgttttttgcCAGTATCACTTTTGGCAAATAGTGACTTAgaccattattttaggaaggtgacaatatagAATTGTGACTGTGTGGATTGGAGCAAATCCCCTATAAAATCCACCTTTTGCAccaaatttctgtaaaaaaacccaacaataaTAACAGAAGTGATTTTATCAAATACAtgaatgaaaactttatttgtttatagctaataaatataaaacgtGGGTAACGTTTGGGCTTCCCATCTAATACCCAATATagaaaagatgttttcatttctaaaataagtttattgaaaataaagaagcatttgaaataaccaaataattttattgcattGATTAAAGACCAAAACATAGGAGCCTGACACACTAGAATAACTGAACTCAGATCACATTTAGACtgtgaaaaacacacattgttcACAGTGATTCATGGTCCGTTTATGCAATTTTTCCAATCGCCACTTCaacctgtttatttattgacaCGGGGGACGGCAGGA
Protein-coding regions in this window:
- the tada2a gene encoding transcriptional adapter 2-alpha isoform X2; protein product: MTSDFPVLEPGWTAQEEMALLEAVMDCGFGNWQDVAYQMRTKTKEECESHYMKNFINNPLFSSTLLSLRKAKDSCYADGAIPFKPSDDPPRPTFDSVLSRDMAGYMPARADFMEEFDNYAEWDLKDIDFVDDDSEILHSLKLAVVDIYHSRLKERQRRKKIIRDHGLINLRKFQMLERCYPKEVQELYEVMRRFARVVGPTEHDKFIESHALEFELRREIRRLQEYRKAGIKSFCSAKVFERVKRMREDERRKRTMLNDVLQYIQDGRACQQWLSKQAAIDAGVTPAVTTITVSATGRRSAPPLNLTGLPGTEKLDEREKELCQVVRLVPGAYLEYKQALLNECRRQGGLRLAQARALIKIDVNKTRKIYDFLIKEGYITKA